The window AACTTCCTAAAAATTTCCTACAAGCAGGGAATAAGAAGAACTTGGACAATCCTTTTGGTATCTAGTTTCAGAAGTGTGGCAGATTTGACAGCAGTTGGCAAATTTCGTCTTATTGTGCATAACAGGCAAAGAAAATAGATTAAAGATAACTTTGAAATTAATTTACAATTGGAATCAAATTATCTGTGCTTCTTCAACATAGTAAGAATTCTTCAGTCAGTTATTTTATTGCTTCATGTGTCCATTTTTGACATCTGGCTACTGTGTGTGGAATTTCAACATTCTGGTCAAAGGTGattttcttcaggaatgtttgcATTTTTTTCTATGTCTTGTGCTCTATCATTCTACAACCAGAATAGTGTCAACATTTTTGAAGAAATTATTTACTGCACACTTAGAACAATATGAATTGATTAGTATacacaaaatcattttttttttgtttatagaACCTTTGTGAATGGAATTGGGAAATGCAAATTAGAAATATTTGCTCAGTGATCATGAGTTTGTAGTAATGTCCATGTCACACCTTTTATCTTTATCTCATTCACAATGTTCAGAGTGATTTTCCCTGATGTCATAAAGATACTTTATGTCACTGTAGTTACCCTGCTCCAGTGTACTGATGATGTCACAGAGGTACAAAACTAACACTGTGCTGGTAACGCTTACAGCTTAAAGTGTAGACAGGGGAAGATGGTTTACAGGGTGCTTCCAGTTGGTCTGATTAACTCAGCCCAGAAATACTTGACAGCAGAGAATTTCAATTTCAGGGTGAATGCTACCAGTACCATCTTGAAGATAAAACAGATTTGGACTATAGAGGTTTTGAAGGAAAATTCCCCTATGGTCCACATCAGAAGCTCTCTGAGGAGGTACTTAGCTGGAGATAATAATGGGAAGATCACTTGTGATCGGGAGATTCCCAATCCTTACAATAAGTTTGTAATGATAATGCATCCAGATGGTAAGGTGTCCTTCCAGTCTGAGGAAACAAAACGATACTTAGGAGGAGCAGAAGACAATATCACTTGCTTTGCTCAGGCAATCTCAGAAAGTGAAAAATGGGTACTGCATCTAGCCATCCATCCCAACATCAGCATGTTCAACCAAGGCAAAAAGAAATATCTGCGCTATGATGCTAACGAAAATGCAGTACAATGTGACAGTGAGTTGCCTTGGGGCCGAGACTGTGTTGTGACACTCATGTTTAACTTCAAAGGTACATGaaattttaaaactgattttGTACAGTTCTTAAGATTCTGCTGATATTGTACATTTTCACCAATTTTCTTCAGCCTCATGCCACTGAAGTTCCAGTTGATAGTGGGCTATCAAGTGAAGGACAGGTTAAATCACTAGCTAATAAAGTTCTCTCTGTTGTTCTCTTCATACATCCCTGGTGATATGCACAACAATGTAACCTACTTGAAGAAGGCAAAATGTTGAATTTCAGACAATAGTGTTTAAGAATCAATATTTTCCTTCTCATTTTCTCCATTCATCAAGCTATGAAGGTGCTAACTGCTTTGAAAGGTTATAATTCCACATTCGAACATAAGAAATATGAGTAGGCATAAGCCATttggttcaataagatcatagctgggcagcacctgtgaagagaaatcagcatGAACCTTTCGGGTTCGATGAcccctctcttcacagatgctgccagaccttcggaactttttcaacaatttctgtttttgtttctgatttacagcatccacaattcttttgatTTTATTATAGCTGATCTGATACTGATTCTACTTTCAGTATCAGACCAGCTATATCAAAATTGAATTCTATTTTCCTGCCTGCCTCCCTTAAAATGTGCAGATAAAACACCTGATCAATGCAACCTTCAACATCTTCCATAATCCAGCTTGTACCTTGCAGCAGAACAGGAGAATGAAAATGGGGTAGTTGTTTATAAGAGCAGAGAGGTCAGGGGTTGGTAGTTTGAGGATGGTTGTAATGGCGACAGCAAACCCATTAAGTCAGTTGGTTTTTCATCTTAGAAAGTTGAAAATCTTATATAACattaatattttgatttgatACAGAAAAAAATTCATTTCATTTTGTTCCTAAAGAGAAGAAATACAGCATAAGGACAAGTAGTGGAGATCTTATTGCCTGGAATGGGAAACTTGAGCCCTGTCAGTCATCAAAAACCCTGTACATACCGGAGATAAGGTGTGGAATGATTTGCTTAAAAGACAGTGAAGGAAGGTTCCTAACTGGAAGGGACAACTATATTAGAACCATCAAAACTGACAGTCCCAGCCTGGATGAACTTTTCTCTCCTGAACCCAGTCCTGGACAGGTCACCATCCGATCAACACTGAATGGCAAATATGTTAGTCTTAAATCAGGTAAGAAACAAAAAGTGCAATCTGCTTTTACAAATGTGGATGTTGTCATAGTATTAATTATTTTGTCACAGTATTAACCATCAAGGATAAGTTAAGAATCTGTTTCCTGATAGATCGTCAGAATAGAAAACCAcaaattctggaaatctgaaataaaatgaaagCATTGAAACATTCAGCAGATTATTAGGATTCATGCAAGTTAATACTTCAAGTGCATCAGATCTGTCCATTCTGCTTTTCTAAGGGTCAATAAATTACTGACTacctggaatgaactgccagaggaagtgatggaggctggtacaattgcaacatttaaaagccatctggatggggatatgaataggaagggtttggaagaatatgggccgggtgctggcaggtgggactagattgggttgggatatctgatcagcatgggtaagttggaccaaagggtctgtttccatgctgtacatctctattactctatgactaaCACCAAGAAAATCCCTGGTTTAATCTCTGGCATACAATAAATAAACTGAGCTCAACAAAGACAGTTGCATGATGTTGCAATTGGACTCAAGATTCTTGTGCtcagaaagggagaaaaaaagGGACTGTTGCCAGAATTGCATGTGCTCAAATGCACACCTATGGGATTTGGCTTTGATGGTCCCTGTCAAATTGCCCTTTGATATTTATGTTGACAACATGCTGCAGTGAATCAAATTCTAGGAATAAGTCAAACCTCTGAGGAGGGACACAGAAAGAAAACTGGTGAGAAAATGAAGAGATTTCttaattttaaaaccaaataCACATCACAATGTGTTAATTTTCAGTAGAGTACTGTCGCATTTCTTTGTTAGGTGCAGATGTCTCTGTACATCAGTCACAAGTAACAGACTCTGAGATCTTTCAGATTATCATCAATAACACCACTAGGAAAGCTTGCTTCCGTGCTATTTCAAAGGACTACCTTGCAGTGGTGAGTAATAAACATATTTTCAACTGACTGAATGGAATTTTTGTTACGTCGTGGAGTGATTATGGAGTGCAGAGGTACTGAATATGAACGAGGGAATTTGATGCGAGTGTTATCACTGTGATTTTAAATTATAATATTTTTGAACTTAATTGGAATGGAAATGATATCATATTTAGTCAAAAAGTATGAGAACTAAAGTGATGGCAAAGCAGTGATGAGTGCATTCTGTAAGGAGTTATACTGACAGACAATTAACTGCTTCTCATGTCCTAAGTTGCACCAAATCTCATTCACCCATTACCTCTGTACCCACTAACCTACACTAGGTCACTGGTCAGCAATGTCtttcttcaatttttttcaaaactcTCAATTATCAGGGtatgtgactgaggtgttagtgggggaacaTTTTGAGACCAGTaaccgtaattctattagttttaaaatagttatgcaaAAGGATAAGCCCGGTCCAAAGTTCCaaattggggcaaggcaaattttgatgatattagacaggaacattcaaaagttgaaAAGGGGGAGATTGGCAAGTGGGAGACTTTTAAAAGTTCAGAGACTGCATGTTTCTGTTGGTGTGAAGGGTAAGGCTAAAAGGagtagggaacactggatgactagaaatattgaggctctggtcaagaaaaaggaggcagaTGTCAGGTCTATTCCACCAGGGATCAAATGCATGTCTTTAAGAGGTGTacaagaggaaaatcagaagggcaaaaaagggacatgagataacattagcagataaggttaaggaagatccaaagagattctataagcatattaagggcaaaagcgtaactggggagagaataggggcccttAAACATCAATAAGGCTATGtatgtgtggaatcacaggagatgggtgagatcctaaataaatattttgcatcagtatttactctggagaAAGATGTGTAAGCTAAAGAACTCAGGGAAATGAATAGggatgtccacattacagaagaggtggtgttgGAGGTCCTAAAAGTAGGTAATTCCTGGGACATGATCAAGTaaatcccaggacattgtgggaagctatgCAAGAAATTGCAGgacccctagcagagatatttgcatTATTGACAGCCaagggtgaggtgccagaagcctggaggatagctaatgttgtgccattattcaagaaaggctgcaatgaaaagccagggaactaaagactgaTGGCCTTAGTATCAGTGGTGGgtaattgttggaggggattctgagagatttgggatctacatgcatttggactGGCAAGGTATTAAGGTATTATGTATAGTCAGGCtggctttgtgtgtgtgggaaatagtgtctcacaaacttgattgagctctTTGAAGAGATGACCAGGAAAATAGATAAAGGCAGAGTGTTACATGTTGTCtaaatggactttagcaaggtgttCAATGAAGATCCACATGGTAGATTGGTACATGGGATCCAGAgcaagctagccaattggatacaaaattgccttggcGATAGGAGACAGACGTGGTGGTTGAGGGTTTttgttcagattggaggccttTGATCAGCAGTAtgccgcaaggattggtgctgggctcatgcttgttcatcatttatataaacaatttgcatgagaatataggagatatggttagtaagtttgcggacaaCACCAAAGTTGctggtatagtggacaatgaaggttatcaaagagtacaatgggatcttgatcaactgggctagGGCCGaggaatagcaaatggagtttaatttagatgaatgcgaggtgtTTGCATTTTGGTTAGACAAACCAGTGTCGGATTTGCACAGTTAATAGTAAGGCCCTGGGGTgtattgttgaacagagagatcttggactgcaggtacatagttccttgaaaagaGCACCataggtggacagggtggtgaagaaggcatttggtatgtttgccttcatcggtcagagtattgagtacaggagttaggacgtCATATTACAGCTCTCCTTGGGGAGACATCCTACATCCTGCAAATGAATATACTTTAAGAAAGCAGAGTTTTCAGTGAACTATTTTTAGTTAGCAACAGAGATTTGTAGTTTTATATCTTACTTCATAACTTCAGGACACTGGAAAGGGCTTTACGGCCAACAAAGTACTTGTGAAGTGTTTTCACTGTTGAAATGTATCAGTCCAATAGGCACTTACTATCTCCTTTCAGAAGCCTGCAAAGTAAGAGCAGGTTTTCTTGAACTGTCACACCTATTTAAGGTTATGGGtagcatgtggctcagtggttagcaatgctgcctcacagtgccagaatcccgaggttcgattccagccttggacgactgtctgtgtggaatttgcacattctccccgtgtctgcgtgagtttcctccaggtgttctggctCCCattcacagtccaaggatgtgcagggtgaatggattggccatgctaaattgcccatagtgtccaggtatgtgcaagttagatggattaacCACAGGAAAATGCAAgcttacaggaatagggtaggggtgtTGATCTGGGTTAGGGTGCACACTACTGGCCAAATGTCCtgcttctagattagagtggtgctagaaaagcacagcaggtcaggcagcatccgaggagctggaaaatcaacgttttgagaaaagcccttcatcaggaattccaacatctgcagtcctcacttttgccaaatatcctgcttctacactgtagggattctatgatttaaaagATTGCAGCAGCAATTCAAAGGCAAGTTTCCTTTTGTAAACTCAAAATATAGCAGAGTCTAAACATTATATCTGAGTTTATGCAGCGAAACAATGAAAAGCACACCCTGTTTCGCAGATGCAGAAGATGCTGATGAACAATGTAGTTGAATTGAAAATGATGGTCTGTTTTACATTCTAACATGATCCCCCCAGAGGAAAGTATATAAAGTATTTGGGAGGAAATAATAGAAAGACTGAATATTTCTCCAACACACAAATATATTGTGTCAACCTGCGAAAATCTGCCAAACTAAATCTAAAGGATTAGGTATGGCTTCAAGCACATGACCTATTCCCTTTTATAGCATCCACAGCACGGTATGGTTCAAATTTGTCCAGGGCAAGAAAGAAGATGGCCTGTAAAAGCTGGCTTTGGATTGGGGtaaggcagattttattaaagtTAAGCAGGATCTGGCTACAATTGACTGGGAACAGGTTTTTCTGGATAGGTCTACAGCAGAGCAGTGGGGGGCTTCAAAAAGGAGCTGAGTACAGGTCCAACATGCAACCTTTAGAAGGAAATGTAGGAGAATAAGttcagagaaccctggatgactaGGACAATTCAGGTCTGAATGAGGAAGTCCAAAGAGAACAATTCAActgtggtcctaaaggaagacaGAAAATGCAGGAGGGCAGGACAGAACTTAAGCAATTAGAAGGGCAAAAGGAGGTCATGATAAAGAACTTGCAAACAGGAATAGGAAGAATTCCTATTTTATAAATAGACTAAAGGGAAGAAattaaccagggaaagagtacAGCCCATTAGGGAACAAAGAGGTGACCTATACATGAAGCTGCAAGATGTCGGAAAGgggttaaatgaatatttctcttcggTTTTCATTCTGGAAAAGGAAAACATAGGGATGGAATTCGGGAAAAGGGACTGTGAGGAACTTGCACAGGTTGACATAGGGAATGGGGAGGTATTAAAGGCTCTGTTGGGCTTAAAAATGGACAAATCCTCTGGCCCAGACGAACtgcatcccaggctgctgtgggaggtgaGGCAGGAAATCACAGGGGCTCTGACACAATTTTTAAATTCCTCTCTGGTCATTGGACAAGTGCCagggactggaggatagctaatgttattccacttttcaagaaggcagtagagatgaaccaggaaattacagatctGTGAGTTtcacgtcagtggtagggaaactgttGGGGAAAATTCTGAAAGAGCAAATTACTACCCATTTCGAAAGGCATGGGTTAATTAGGgatcgtcagcatggctttacCAGAGGGAGGTCATACCTAATAAATTTGTTAggattttttgaaaatgtgatcaagtgtgtggATAAGAGAAGTTCAGTTGAAGCAGTTTATATGAATTTTAGCAAAGCCATATAAAAAGTCATACATTCAGAAGACAAGTACCGGAAATTGGGGTTAGCACACCTTTACTGGTACTTATGCGGTGgcagatgggctgaaaggccttttctgtgctgtatgaatttataaaattagatgattagattacctatagtgcggaaacaggcccttcggcccaacc is drawn from Hemiscyllium ocellatum isolate sHemOce1 chromosome 18, sHemOce1.pat.X.cur, whole genome shotgun sequence and contains these coding sequences:
- the LOC132824178 gene encoding fascin-like; translation: MVYRVLPVGLINSAQKYLTAENFNFRVNATSTILKIKQIWTIEVLKENSPMVHIRSSLRRYLAGDNNGKITCDREIPNPYNKFVMIMHPDGKVSFQSEETKRYLGGAEDNITCFAQAISESEKWVLHLAIHPNISMFNQGKKKYLRYDANENAVQCDSELPWGRDCVVTLMFNFKEKKYSIRTSSGDLIAWNGKLEPCQSSKTLYIPEIRCGMICLKDSEGRFLTGRDNYIRTIKTDSPSLDELFSPEPSPGQVTIRSTLNGKYVSLKSGADVSVHQSQVTDSEIFQIIINNTTRKACFRAISKDYLAVGPQNIIVASPILTDDCWFNIVYNGPKVVIKTGDGKLLTTKSNGQLVLGYYTADNSQEFILKLINRPLLILQSDYGFVAFGSGTQRLDGNRPMYEVSRMTSDEEGYYQFKLGKTKKYWEMDKDGFISGTGEQPINFIIQLVGSNVLILKAPNGKYMITQQSGDFKATGEDVKTATMFLY